Within Tenebrio molitor chromosome 3, icTenMoli1.1, whole genome shotgun sequence, the genomic segment TACAGAGATTACTGTGACTTTAACAACGCATTAAACCACTcttttatttcaaaacttGCTTATGCTTGTGGTTTTCGAAACCTCTTTCAATCTGTCTATCAACAAGTAAAAGTTCATGATTCTTATCTACAAAGTGTTCTGTGGCTTGAGGCTTTCttcaaaatatcaaatataGATCCTCTGTTATTTATGTATCTCTCTATAAGTTATATTCATGATTTATACTGTTTtgttgaaacaaaaaatattacgattttttttctattgtgaCCGTCATTCAAATGAATTTGAGTCTGCCTCTCTCTCTTCACatactttttgatttttatgttttaacatacatattttaaattacaaataaagaaCGTTTACAAACTTATTAATAggagtaataataaaataaattgaagtgCTTCAGGATCAATGAGGACTTATTTGGTTAAATATGTGGCCGAAATGACggatattaatatttttgtctaCTGAAAAAAACAGTCTTCGATTGTATCTagtattttaactttaaaacGCAAAAATAAGCAGTTTGCGTAAAATCCGAGGCCCATTTATAACCCTTCATTACCAATAATGTGAGTTTCATTCATCAGTGATTGATTTGTCCTTGCTGTTCTCAACGATTAAGCGCCAACAtgtcatttgttttaataacGATTTATTTGTGTCATCTGAATCGGTTACCATCCTTGCCGCCACCACAATAATTGCAGCAACACACTCGACAcggaaataaatgaataaaaaaatttcagggATGGTACATCGTAACTTACGCCTTGGGCATTTACCATTTAAACCTCTTCATCGCATTTCTAACGCCGAAGATCGATCCGGCAATGGACTTCGATGGTGAGTGAGTGCGCTTTTTTGCAACGAAATCAAAGGTGGACTTTTAGCGGAAGAGAACGGCCCGGAGTTGCCAACAAGAGCCAACGAAGAGTTCAGACCGTTCATCAGACGACTGCCGGAGTTCAAGTTTTGGTACTCCGTGACGAAGAGCACCTTGATAGGTGTCGTCTGTACGTTCTTTGATTGTTTCAACATACCAGTATTCTGGCCGATATTGGTGATGTAtttcattactttattctgtATCACGATGAAGAGGCAAATCAAGGTAGGGTAACAGTTTCGGAAGATTTTCCAGTTGTTATGGTTGTGGGTGTTTCAGCACATGATAAAGTACAGGTATTTGCCTTTCACTCATGGTAAACCAAAGTATCAGGGACACGAAGAACCATCAGGAAAAGTAATCATTTCACCGAAATGACGTGAATGGACTGTacattatatagacactgtaatttaacgagaaaaatatatttgtgtAAAAATTTATGATATGATTGCGTATTTTTCAAGTATTGTTGGAGTGTGACGGTTTTGATTTCCTTCGCAAGAATCGCTGCTAAAACTATTTACTCTTACTCTTAAATTATTAGTTTCTGTTTTTTATAAGCATTTTCATAATgtatctcggttatttttgtaatgtgAAATAACAATGTATTGCTAAAGAAAGCTCCAGTAATTTGGCCCCTTTCCATGGcgatttttcgaattttactggagtttaataatgtaaagtAACTCATCCCATgatgtttttcgtttattCAAActgttgaaatgtaaaatttgtacaTATATTATGTTTTTATCGTACAATAAATCATACATAACTCATAGTAtgtttttaagttttatttatttggaaaaataaaaaagttgtatttatttttacttatcCCATTTTACcatacaattatttattatgatGTAACTCTTTATCCCCTTTTTTGCACGCGTGAGCAAGTTTAAATAACGAGCCGTAGGCTAATATCACAAGATGAAGATGTTGCTCTGGCTTCACAAAACTTTCATTCTCGCAGTGCTTTTAtgggcaaaaaaaaaacttgtaaaaaaacaattatggGTGCCAAAGTAAGTGAAAACAGTGATATTCCCGACGATGTGAAAGAAGCGGCAGAAAACTTGGAGCTTGGAGCTTCTTCCGGAAAAATCCAGACTGACATCTCAAACGACATGGCTGGAGATCCACCTCCGTGGCAGAAGGTTACGTGGAGCAGTGcatcgaagaaaaaaaacattgcTTCTAGCATTTTTGGTGGTGAAACTTGTACAGTAAATTATGATTCTGAGGTGCAAGCAAAATTGTTCTGCAGACTTTGATTTGCCGTCAACTTCATCAGGAATACGAAATGTCTCCAACAATACCACTAagacataataaaaatcaaaattgatacGATCCACTACTGGACAGATTCTACAATAGTACTCGCGTGGCTAGTAGGATCTCCTTGTAGCTTTAAAACTTTTGTTGCAAATAGAGTaagggaaatttaaaatttaccagaATTACGACAGGTAGTAACCCTTGTGGTCACCGAGGCCGAGAATGCTGGCGCAAATCcttcaatttattaatcaatTTTCCTCATTTCGGAAACTACGGCGAAGAATAGCTCTATGCCTTCGGTTTGCCGGGCCTCTGCAAAAAGAGAATAAGAAGAAACGGTTATAAGATAAGCATCCATCGACAGCGGAAATAATACTTCTCAcgcaaaagtcaaatttcgaGCAGGAAATACgcgatttaaaaatatgtaggtagtgtaaaataaatttctttattaactTCCGGGTTACATCTCTCTCGTCGGGAGCTATTTATAACAAACTTATTAACTTAACTAAAACTTAAACCTAGGACTTACCCTAACTTATGCCTAAACCTTAAAACTACACAGCACCTCACGGTGGTCCTTTCACATGCGTCTCTCCACTGGTCAACCCTCGTCCTCGGCTTCGAAAAATAGTCCCGAAAAGGGGGACCGACACCTCACCACCTGCCGAGCAACCTGCCCGCCGGCTTTTTACAAACACTGCGATCCGCGGAGGACCCAACCGGACTACTCTGGGAGAACTTCTTCCGGCTCCGACCCTCACCGCCGCCGTCCtatcacaaaaacaaaaaccagcAGAAGCGAAGCAAGATAAGGACACAAAAAGTTGTCCGTCCCGATAACTGCTCGATTCCTGTCGAGGTCACGCTATCACCAGGACGAACAACGCTTGgtcaaaaaaatggaaatcgaAAGGAAATTTACCGAGTTCCTCCTTATCCCACAGGAAAACCGGAGACGAAGATCCTCCCTTCGGTGCGGGGTTGTGGAGGCGCTTCCTTGGTGAGGTGGGGACGGCGTCCCAGCGATCAGGGGAAGAATCTATCCGCAACTCAGCGACGGTCGGAACCACTGTGCACCTTTTCATCGAGGGGCCCTCTAATCCGCGCTAGGCGTCGGTCCATACAGGACACACGACACTACTTCTGGGACCCCATCACGTCTTCACACCTTCACACTTGAACTGCGCGTCCACCACTCACTATCACTACTTTATTTCCCCTGCGACGGTCGTGTTCCTCCAAAAAACCTCGCTCCGGAAGGCGCGAGTGTCTTCCGCGAGATGGTGATGGCGGGAAAGTTTTGAAACGTAACAGTAGACAAGTAACTTAAAACAgttaaacaatttacaattagATAAGACAATACTTTTatattttgcaattattttgagtagttttttgtattgatatgaaatgaaaattttctgatTATCAGATCAAAATGCCAAATTTGGAATATAACGCGAGAGTATCTCGAAATGTGGCTACGGAAAGATTCACAATTGCAAGAGATGTCCTTACGTGACCAAATCACTTTTCTACGTCGTGAATCACGCGAAATGTCACGGGTTGCCACTCGAATCATCCAGATGCGGAAGAAACGATTTGGAAAAGTACTACTGCAAGgactgcaattttgaaaccgatcttatggtaattttaaagcaacATTTCAGGGAATATCACAGAAAGGACACTGATTGTGTGCAAGATCAACCAAAAAATGACGCTGTAGTGAAAAGCtacatttgtcaaaagtgTTCGTTTGAAACAGATTCGGTTTTACTGTGGATCAAACACTTGGAAAGTTGATGTTTAAATACAGAAGAAGAATGTGAGAACGTACGTACAGTGTTTTGCAGTGATGAAGAGTGGTACCGATGCGAGTGTTGTTCCTTTAAGACAAAGGAGGCAACAGTTTTGGAAGGACACCAGGCCGCAAATCACTCACTCCACCAGAAGGAAATATTTCGTTGTTTTCATTGCAAATACAAAGGAAAAACCAAAAATGATCTAAGGGAACAAGTAAATTATAAACACTCATGAAGCTGAACACTGATTGCATTG encodes:
- the LOC138125475 gene encoding protein RER1 isoform X1 codes for the protein MEDELLNSGNKKSAISQAWTRLSQWYQGVVDRTVPWQKTRWLSAFLLILVFMARVLYAQGWYIVTYALGIYHLNLFIAFLTPKIDPAMDFDAEENGPELPTRANEEFRPFIRRLPEFKFWYSVTKSTLIGVVCTFFDCFNIPVFWPILVMYFITLFCITMKRQIKHMIKYRYLPFTHGKPKYQGHEEPSGKVIISPK
- the LOC138125475 gene encoding protein RER1 isoform X2, which produces MEDELLNSGNKKSAISQAWTRLSQIYQSTLDRWTPHSRCRWFGTLALLLGFGIRIVTKQGWYIVTYALGIYHLNLFIAFLTPKIDPAMDFDAEENGPELPTRANEEFRPFIRRLPEFKFWYSVTKSTLIGVVCTFFDCFNIPVFWPILVMYFITLFCITMKRQIKHMIKYRYLPFTHGKPKYQGHEEPSGKVIISPK